One Candidatus Paceibacterota bacterium genomic region harbors:
- a CDS encoding valine--tRNA ligase, producing the protein MDINDKLLKPYDPKETEGRIYKKWEDSGFFNPDVCVKKGVTKPDAEVFNIVLPPPNVTGILHMGSALMLVIEDILIRQARMAGKRTLWLPGTDSAAIATQSKVEKDIQKKEGKSRYDLGREELLKRIDVFVEESKTTILAQMRAAGASLDWSRYAYTMDEKRYNAVMEAFVRMYNAGLIYRGNRIVIWDPKGQTTISDDEIVYKEEKTKFYYLKYGPFTIGTTRPETKFGDKYVVMHPDDKRYKEYEDGQKIDLEWINGPITATIVKDDKMDMEFGSGVMTITPAHSVVDFEMAERHKLDYEQIIDLKGILLPVAGEFAGQHIKKAREAIIEKLQKKGLVEKIDENYVHNIATAERTDGIVEPQIMLQWFIDVDKKFKIPYSEIPGIATGTETTLKEIMRRAVDSGDVKITPNNFENVYYNWINNLRPWCISRQIWFGHRIPVWYKGSEIYCDKEAPKESGPSSSAGKWEQDPDVLDTWFSSALWTFSTLGWPDNTVDLKMYHPTSVLETGYDIIFFWVARMILASGFLLGQVPFKNVYLHGLVRDGQGRKISKSLGNNIDPMEMAAKYGMDAVRMSLIVGTSMGADSRISEDKIKAYKHFSNKLWNITRFVTSSQKDDDERVAPKASTRDTEILAEFNKLIAEITACMDRGQFHLAAETLYAYVWHTFADKIIEESKEILAGDATADAGVRESRRQLLMHILETSLKLLHPFMPFVTEELWGIIEPNEQMLMVQKWPTQR; encoded by the coding sequence ATGGATATAAACGACAAATTGCTCAAGCCTTACGACCCCAAAGAGACCGAGGGACGGATTTATAAAAAATGGGAAGATTCTGGATTTTTTAATCCGGATGTTTGCGTGAAAAAAGGCGTAACCAAGCCCGATGCCGAAGTATTCAATATAGTTCTCCCCCCGCCGAACGTAACCGGTATATTACACATGGGTAGTGCACTCATGCTCGTTATCGAGGATATTCTTATCCGCCAAGCACGTATGGCAGGCAAGCGGACGCTTTGGCTCCCCGGCACAGACTCGGCAGCCATCGCCACGCAGTCAAAAGTCGAGAAAGATATTCAGAAGAAAGAAGGAAAAAGTCGTTATGACCTTGGACGTGAGGAACTTCTAAAAAGAATTGATGTCTTCGTAGAAGAAAGTAAAACAACAATTCTGGCACAGATGCGCGCAGCAGGAGCGTCGCTCGATTGGAGTCGGTATGCCTACACAATGGACGAGAAGCGCTACAACGCGGTGATGGAGGCGTTCGTACGCATGTACAACGCCGGACTTATTTATCGCGGTAATAGAATCGTGATCTGGGACCCAAAGGGTCAAACAACTATTTCCGACGACGAGATAGTGTACAAAGAAGAAAAAACTAAATTTTACTATTTGAAGTACGGGCCATTTACAATCGGTACCACCCGCCCAGAAACAAAGTTCGGCGATAAGTATGTCGTAATGCATCCGGATGACAAGCGATATAAAGAATATGAAGACGGACAAAAAATAGACCTTGAGTGGATTAACGGCCCGATTACCGCGACCATTGTTAAAGACGACAAGATGGACATGGAATTCGGCAGCGGTGTCATGACGATTACCCCGGCGCACTCTGTCGTAGACTTCGAGATGGCCGAGCGGCACAAGCTTGATTACGAGCAGATTATTGATCTTAAGGGTATTCTTTTGCCTGTTGCCGGAGAATTCGCCGGTCAACATATAAAGAAAGCGCGTGAGGCAATTATTGAGAAGCTGCAAAAGAAGGGTCTTGTTGAAAAGATCGATGAAAATTATGTTCATAATATTGCCACCGCCGAACGCACAGACGGTATCGTTGAGCCGCAAATAATGTTGCAGTGGTTCATTGATGTTGATAAAAAGTTCAAAATTCCCTATTCAGAAATCCCTGGTATCGCGACAGGCACAGAAACAACACTCAAAGAAATTATGCGCCGTGCGGTGGACTCCGGCGATGTAAAGATAACACCGAATAACTTCGAAAATGTTTACTATAACTGGATAAATAATCTGCGCCCGTGGTGCATTAGCCGGCAAATTTGGTTCGGCCACAGAATACCCGTATGGTATAAAGGAAGCGAAATCTATTGCGACAAAGAAGCACCAAAAGAATCTGGCCCCTCCTCGTCGGCGGGCAAGTGGGAACAAGATCCGGATGTTTTAGACACATGGTTTTCTTCGGCACTTTGGACATTCTCAACACTTGGCTGGCCGGATAATACTGTTGATTTGAAAATGTATCACCCGACGTCAGTATTAGAAACGGGTTACGACATTATTTTCTTCTGGGTTGCGCGCATGATACTCGCGAGCGGATTCTTGCTCGGCCAAGTACCGTTTAAGAACGTTTATTTACACGGCTTGGTGCGCGACGGGCAGGGGCGCAAAATATCGAAGTCTCTTGGCAATAACATCGACCCAATGGAGATGGCGGCCAAGTACGGCATGGACGCGGTGCGCATGTCGCTTATTGTCGGCACAAGCATGGGTGCCGACAGCAGAATATCGGAAGATAAAATAAAAGCTTATAAACACTTTTCCAATAAGCTCTGGAATATCACGAGATTCGTTACCAGTTCCCAAAAAGACGATGATGAGAGAGTGGCGCCGAAGGCCAGTACTCGCGATACAGAAATTCTTGCAGAATTTAACAAACTTATTGCTGAAATCACGGCCTGTATGGACCGCGGGCAATTCCATCTTGCGGCCGAAACTCTCTATGCTTACGTCTGGCACACGTTCGCCGATAAAATTATCGAAGAGTCTAAAGAAATCTTGGCGGGTGATGCCACAGCAGATGCCGGCGTACGCGAAAGCCGACGGCAATTACTCATGCACATACTCGAAACGTCGCTCAAACTTCTCCACCCGTTTATGCCCTTTGTGACAGAAGAACTCTGGGGTATAATTGAACCGAATGAGCAGATGCTCATGGTTCAAAAATGGCCGACTCAACGCTAA
- a CDS encoding NAD-dependent epimerase/dehydratase family protein, translating into MKYKKVLVTGGAGFIGSHIVIVLQKAGYDVVVLDNLSTGKREKLPAGVKFYERDITKDIQDIFNIEKPDIVIHTAAQVMLRRSLEEPVFDALQNIIGTINVLEACKKSGVKRVIYTSTGGARVGEPEYLPVDEKHPIKPMSPYGISKHTAEHYVWMYHELYGLDYLIFCFGNVYGPGDDPKFRRVTAIFIEAMMKGESPTIFGDGEQTRDFIYVLDIAEFIVNAMEKNPAHKLFHLANGSQVSVNQVFTILKNLLKFKGEAKHIEAVKGEVRDIMLDTTLAQKELGWKPSHTMEQGLKEMLDKSILAL; encoded by the coding sequence ATGAAATACAAAAAAGTTTTGGTTACCGGCGGGGCAGGGTTCATTGGGTCGCATATCGTTATCGTTTTACAAAAAGCGGGGTATGACGTTGTGGTGCTGGATAACTTGAGTACGGGGAAGCGAGAAAAGTTGCCGGCCGGTGTGAAGTTTTACGAGCGCGATATTACGAAAGATATTCAGGATATATTCAATATAGAGAAGCCAGACATCGTTATTCACACGGCGGCGCAGGTGATGTTGCGCCGGTCCCTGGAGGAGCCGGTCTTTGATGCTCTGCAGAATATTATCGGCACCATAAATGTGCTCGAAGCTTGCAAGAAGAGCGGGGTTAAGAGAGTTATTTATACTTCGACCGGCGGGGCTAGAGTCGGCGAGCCGGAATATTTGCCCGTAGACGAGAAACATCCTATCAAGCCGATGTCGCCCTACGGTATCTCTAAGCATACGGCGGAGCATTATGTCTGGATGTATCACGAGCTCTACGGCTTAGATTATTTGATCTTCTGCTTCGGTAATGTTTATGGGCCGGGGGACGACCCCAAGTTCCGCAGGGTCACGGCGATATTCATTGAGGCGATGATGAAGGGTGAGTCGCCGACCATCTTCGGCGACGGTGAGCAGACGCGCGACTTTATTTACGTGCTCGACATCGCGGAATTTATCGTGAACGCGATGGAGAAAAATCCGGCGCATAAACTCTTCCATCTTGCGAACGGCTCTCAAGTGAGCGTGAATCAAGTTTTTACTATTCTCAAGAATCTTCTAAAGTTCAAAGGCGAAGCCAAGCACATAGAGGCGGTAAAAGGTGAAGTGCGTGACATTATGCTCGACACCACGCTCGCGCAAAAGGAGCTGGGCTGGAAGCCTTCGCACACGATGGAACAAGGGTTGAAAGAGATGCTAGACAAGAGTATACTGGCCCTATGA
- a CDS encoding slipin family protein produces the protein MDIVYILVFVIVFVVLPGVRIVQQYQKGVVFRFGKIVGERNPGLNWIIPYVDILYKVDLRTITLPIPPQKIITKDNVSVDISAVAYYKVVDATKSLIAIENVMNAINQIAQTTVRNIVGRFELDTILSSRDTINTEIRGVLDGHTEQWGVVVSVVEIKDIQLPDNMQRAMAKQAEAEREKRAKVIAAEGEFLAAQKLADTADVMQAHPIALQLRNLQTMAEISVEKNSTIIFPAQFMNTLADVKKFIASETSAK, from the coding sequence ATGGACATAGTTTACATTCTCGTGTTCGTCATAGTGTTCGTCGTCTTGCCGGGCGTGCGCATCGTCCAGCAATATCAAAAAGGTGTCGTCTTCCGCTTCGGTAAGATTGTGGGGGAGCGCAACCCGGGTCTGAACTGGATAATCCCGTACGTTGATATTTTATACAAAGTCGACTTGCGCACGATAACATTACCTATCCCTCCGCAGAAAATAATTACGAAGGATAACGTCTCGGTAGACATTTCAGCCGTAGCCTATTACAAAGTTGTGGATGCAACCAAGAGCTTGATAGCAATCGAGAACGTGATGAACGCCATCAATCAGATTGCCCAAACAACAGTGAGGAATATCGTCGGGCGCTTCGAGCTCGACACGATACTTTCCTCTCGCGATACTATTAATACCGAGATTCGCGGAGTATTGGACGGGCACACCGAACAGTGGGGTGTCGTCGTCTCGGTGGTGGAAATAAAAGACATTCAGCTCCCCGACAACATGCAAAGGGCAATGGCCAAACAAGCCGAGGCCGAACGCGAGAAGCGCGCCAAGGTTATCGCCGCCGAAGGTGAGTTCCTCGCCGCGCAGAAGTTGGCCGATACCGCCGACGTGATGCAAGCGCACCCGATTGCCCTCCAACTCCGCAATTTACAGACGATGGCCGAGATAAGCGTAGAGAAAAATTCGACCATCATCTTCCCGGCGCAGTTCATGAACACATTGGCCGATGTCAAGAAATTCATAGCGTCCGAAACCTCTGCGAAATAA
- a CDS encoding Hsp20/alpha crystallin family protein, whose translation MTHKNKRSFFERLTGAKKNDWDDVDNRPLTETGTSAGADDETEGQLAVDVHQDESEIIVRAFIAGVKPENLDIVITREMVTVKGKRERPEEISNKDYFIQELYWGSFARTIMLPQEIDADGAEAVERHGLLTIRLPKLDKHKTKSVRVKSI comes from the coding sequence ATGACACACAAAAACAAGCGATCATTCTTTGAGAGGCTAACCGGCGCCAAGAAAAATGATTGGGACGATGTAGACAATCGTCCTCTGACCGAAACGGGCACTTCTGCCGGCGCAGATGATGAGACCGAGGGCCAGCTTGCCGTGGATGTGCATCAAGACGAGAGCGAGATAATAGTTCGCGCCTTTATTGCCGGGGTAAAGCCCGAGAATCTGGATATTGTCATCACTCGCGAGATGGTTACCGTGAAGGGCAAGCGCGAACGTCCGGAAGAGATCAGCAATAAAGATTATTTCATTCAGGAGCTCTATTGGGGCTCATTCGCGCGTACTATTATGCTTCCTCAAGAAATAGATGCTGACGGCGCAGAGGCGGTGGAGCGCCACGGCCTCCTCACCATCCGCCTGCCCAAGCTAGATAAACACAAGACCAAGAGCGTCCGAGTGAAAAGTATTTAG
- a CDS encoding DEAD/DEAH box helicase, producing MPQNTTSQGSTLGTRLPMTGTVGQVQKVEPSTVGSVTFTDLGLAPVFTNTLAKLNITNPTPIQAQAIPVVLTGKDIIGIAQTGTGKTLAFGLPMLQRLALTKGTGLVLLPTRELAAQVDEKLVAIGKDLGIKTAMLVGGANMGAQMRKLRENPHVIVATPGRINDHIRQKTIDLSQVSILILDEADRMLDMGFEPQIRTVIAMIPKVHQTLLFSATMPDKIAQMAKAYLHAPQTVQVATSGTTVAKISEEIYFVTKEEKSRLLEKLIADNPGTILVFSRTKHGAKRLAKHIQDMGHTATDIHSNKSLSQRTEALLGFKKGKYRVLVATDIAARGIDVSDIGLVINYDLPDSAEDYVHRIGRTGRAGKEGKAISFAEHHERRDIQTIERLTKKRLPEKSKPQDLPPARQSTIKERPYESQKFGGHGGRGGGHGGFKPSWRRK from the coding sequence GTGCCACAAAACACCACTTCCCAAGGTTCAACCTTAGGCACCCGCCTGCCAATGACTGGCACTGTCGGGCAGGTCCAAAAGGTTGAACCTTCTACGGTTGGTTCAGTAACCTTCACCGACCTCGGCCTCGCTCCGGTATTCACCAATACTCTAGCTAAGCTCAATATTACCAACCCGACACCTATCCAGGCGCAGGCCATACCGGTTGTGTTAACTGGCAAGGACATCATCGGTATCGCCCAGACCGGCACAGGCAAAACGCTCGCCTTCGGTCTGCCGATGCTCCAGCGCCTAGCCTTGACCAAGGGCACTGGCCTAGTGCTCTTGCCCACGCGCGAGCTCGCCGCCCAGGTGGACGAGAAGCTTGTTGCTATCGGAAAAGATTTAGGAATTAAAACCGCCATGCTCGTCGGCGGTGCCAACATGGGTGCCCAGATGCGCAAGCTCCGCGAGAATCCGCACGTGATAGTCGCTACCCCCGGCCGTATCAATGACCACATTCGCCAGAAGACGATTGACCTATCCCAAGTCTCGATATTAATTCTCGATGAAGCCGACAGAATGCTTGATATGGGATTCGAGCCGCAGATTCGCACCGTCATCGCGATGATCCCGAAGGTACATCAGACGCTTCTTTTCTCGGCCACGATGCCGGACAAGATTGCTCAAATGGCGAAGGCCTATCTGCACGCACCGCAAACGGTACAGGTTGCCACATCGGGCACGACTGTTGCAAAAATTTCTGAAGAAATTTATTTCGTTACGAAAGAAGAGAAATCGCGCTTGCTCGAGAAGCTCATTGCCGACAACCCGGGCACGATACTCGTTTTCTCACGCACCAAGCACGGTGCCAAGAGACTCGCCAAACATATCCAAGACATGGGTCATACGGCGACGGATATTCATTCCAATAAATCTCTCTCACAGCGCACAGAGGCCTTGCTCGGATTTAAGAAAGGTAAATATCGCGTCTTGGTGGCGACAGACATTGCTGCGCGCGGTATCGATGTCTCCGACATCGGCCTTGTTATTAATTATGACCTACCGGACTCGGCCGAGGATTACGTCCATCGCATCGGCCGTACCGGCCGCGCGGGTAAAGAGGGCAAGGCAATCTCATTCGCCGAGCATCATGAGCGCCGTGACATACAGACCATCGAACGTTTGACCAAGAAGCGCCTGCCGGAGAAATCCAAGCCGCAAGATCTCCCGCCGGCACGCCAGAGCACTATCAAAGAACGCCCTTATGAATCACAAAAATTTGGCGGACATGGCGGACGTGGTGGCGGGCATGGCGGCTTTAAGCCCTCTTGGAGACGTAAATAA
- a CDS encoding type II toxin-antitoxin system PemK/MazF family toxin, protein MVKKYDIVVVNFDPARGAEKRGVRPALILQNNKVNQSKIETVIVVPLTNTPKDVPSAVWIIASKENGLKSDSRLEISQLRMIDRRRISKTLGTLEPKYYKDISEKVTNFLDLNDEYL, encoded by the coding sequence ATGGTAAAGAAATACGATATTGTTGTTGTTAACTTCGACCCCGCACGCGGCGCAGAAAAGCGCGGTGTCCGTCCGGCATTGATACTCCAGAACAATAAGGTTAACCAGTCTAAAATAGAGACCGTTATTGTCGTGCCCCTTACCAACACACCCAAAGATGTTCCCTCTGCCGTCTGGATTATTGCAAGCAAAGAAAACGGTTTGAAAAGCGATTCTCGCCTAGAAATTTCTCAACTGCGCATGATCGATCGTCGAAGAATCAGTAAAACTCTAGGCACGCTTGAACCGAAATATTATAAAGACATTTCAGAAAAAGTCACAAACTTTCTTGATCTGAACGACGAGTATTTATAA
- a CDS encoding PrsW family glutamic-type intramembrane protease, with product MADSTLNIFLISLLAGILPPLLWLLLFWLREDKAQPEPKKTIALVFVLGMLSIFPAEVLAQFVADHLPAGTFILIATQAFVEELVKFFAAFMGAMWHNKAFDEPIDAMVYLITAAIGFSALENALFMFSTVKAGGILVGIASNAMRFIGATMLHTLSSATLGAFIGFAFYRSKFIKDKRLVFGLILATMLHTLYNELILMNVNNSGSHYLAVFGMMWVGIIVILFFFEKIKSIFVNKKEINLIN from the coding sequence ATGGCCGACTCAACGCTAAACATTTTTCTCATTTCACTTCTTGCCGGCATCTTGCCACCTCTTTTGTGGCTTTTACTCTTTTGGCTTCGTGAAGACAAGGCCCAGCCCGAGCCAAAGAAGACAATCGCGCTTGTCTTCGTACTCGGAATGCTCTCCATCTTCCCCGCCGAGGTGCTGGCCCAGTTCGTGGCAGACCACCTGCCGGCGGGAACGTTCATTCTTATTGCCACGCAAGCATTCGTAGAAGAATTAGTTAAATTCTTTGCCGCTTTCATGGGCGCAATGTGGCACAACAAAGCCTTCGACGAGCCCATTGATGCCATGGTATATCTCATCACCGCGGCCATCGGATTCTCGGCACTCGAAAATGCGCTCTTTATGTTCAGCACGGTCAAAGCCGGCGGGATTCTCGTAGGGATTGCATCCAACGCAATGCGCTTCATTGGCGCAACAATGTTGCACACGCTTTCTTCTGCGACGCTCGGTGCATTCATCGGCTTCGCATTCTATAGAAGCAAATTTATAAAAGATAAACGCCTCGTCTTCGGACTTATCCTCGCCACGATGTTGCATACGCTCTACAATGAGCTTATACTAATGAATGTAAATAATTCCGGTTCGCATTATTTGGCGGTCTTCGGCATGATGTGGGTCGGTATTATCGTCATTCTGTTTTTCTTCGAGAAGATAAAAAGTATTTTTGTAAACAAAAAAGAGATTAACTTGATTAACTAA
- a CDS encoding cold shock domain-containing protein: MTGTIKTLVRDRGFGFIAAEGLAKDIFFHSKSLVGVDFMTLNEGDAVSFDQEESPKGPNAVNVQKA, from the coding sequence ATGACAGGAACAATCAAGACCTTAGTACGAGATCGCGGATTCGGCTTCATTGCCGCTGAAGGACTCGCTAAGGACATTTTCTTCCACAGCAAATCTCTCGTCGGTGTCGATTTTATGACACTTAACGAAGGCGATGCGGTCTCATTCGACCAGGAAGAGTCCCCGAAGGGCCCGAATGCCGTGAACGTGCAGAAGGCATAA
- a CDS encoding RNA-binding protein, with amino-acid sequence MAKKLYVGGIPYSMNDDSLKAAFAQAGAVSSATIIMDKMTGRSKGFGFVEFDNDADADKAIEMWNGKELEGRRLTVNEARPMQPRTGGMGGAPRSFGPRN; translated from the coding sequence ATGGCAAAGAAATTGTACGTCGGTGGCATTCCTTACTCGATGAATGATGACAGCCTCAAAGCTGCCTTCGCTCAGGCGGGTGCGGTATCGTCAGCAACGATCATTATGGACAAGATGACCGGTCGCTCAAAAGGCTTCGGGTTCGTCGAGTTCGACAATGATGCAGATGCAGACAAAGCTATCGAGATGTGGAATGGCAAGGAGCTAGAAGGCCGTCGCTTGACGGTTAACGAAGCTCGCCCGATGCAGCCTCGAACAGGCGGTATGGGTGGCGCTCCGCGCTCATTCGGTCCTCGAAACTAA
- the tsaD gene encoding tRNA (adenosine(37)-N6)-threonylcarbamoyltransferase complex transferase subunit TsaD yields the protein MIILAIETSCDDTAISVVEATGGIDAPDFKILCSLVSSQTALHAEWGGVVPMLAKREHERNLPLLLIRALEEFGHEMSKNQTSHVLDPELKAEIEKILVREPDLLKSVFDSVVQIQRPKIDAIAVTYGPGLEPALWSGINFAKVLGLLWDVPVIPTNHMEGHVVSALLGGNEFSSSNFQFPTLALLVSGGHTELAQINNWTDYKILAQTRDDAAGEAFDKVARILGLPYPGGPEIAKLALQGVADDEVKLPRPMIHSKDLDFSFSGLKTAVLYLVQKINPSPTLPEGEGENTETSGLSSPSPSGRGQGGGAELSLQKKANIAREFQNSVAEVLVHKVDKALGAQGAKSFIMGGGVTANAHIRSEITKMLESKYPDMRIFIPDKKYTTDNAAMIAGAAYFRIITKTVPKLEKAEGNLKWE from the coding sequence ATGATTATTTTAGCTATCGAAACATCTTGCGATGATACTGCGATAAGCGTGGTTGAGGCCACGGGCGGTATTGACGCGCCTGATTTTAAAATACTTTGCTCTTTGGTATCATCGCAAACTGCCTTGCACGCCGAGTGGGGCGGGGTCGTGCCGATGCTTGCCAAACGGGAGCATGAACGAAACCTGCCTCTTTTGTTAATTAGGGCTCTTGAAGAATTTGGACATGAGATGTCCAAGAATCAGACATCTCATGTCTTAGACCCCGAACTCAAAGCAGAAATAGAGAAGATTCTTGTACGAGAGCCTGATTTACTTAAGTCGGTTTTCGATTCTGTTGTTCAAATTCAGAGGCCGAAGATAGATGCTATCGCCGTGACTTATGGCCCAGGGCTGGAACCCGCGCTCTGGAGCGGGATAAATTTTGCAAAAGTGCTTGGCTTACTCTGGGACGTGCCGGTCATCCCGACAAATCATATGGAGGGACATGTCGTTTCCGCCTTACTGGGCGGAAACGAATTTTCAAGTTCCAATTTTCAATTTCCAACATTGGCACTGCTTGTCTCTGGGGGCCACACAGAACTCGCGCAAATTAACAACTGGACCGATTATAAAATCCTGGCACAGACGCGCGATGATGCAGCGGGTGAGGCATTTGATAAAGTCGCGCGTATTTTAGGATTACCCTACCCCGGCGGCCCGGAGATTGCCAAACTTGCGTTACAAGGTGTCGCCGATGATGAGGTGAAGCTCCCCCGACCGATGATACATTCGAAAGATTTAGATTTTTCTTTTTCCGGCCTTAAGACTGCAGTGCTGTATTTAGTGCAAAAGATTAACCCCTCCCCGACCCTCCCCGAAGGAGAGGGAGAAAACACAGAAACTTCTGGTTTGAGTTCCCCCTCTCCTTCGGGGAGGGGGCAAGGGGGTGGGGCTGAATTATCTTTGCAAAAAAAAGCGAATATCGCGCGCGAGTTTCAGAATTCTGTCGCAGAGGTACTCGTGCATAAAGTTGATAAGGCACTTGGCGCCCAGGGCGCCAAGTCATTCATCATGGGTGGCGGGGTGACAGCCAACGCGCACATCAGATCGGAGATTACGAAAATGCTCGAGTCTAAGTATCCTGACATGAGAATTTTCATCCCCGATAAAAAATATACGACCGACAACGCAGCAATGATAGCCGGTGCCGCCTACTTCCGGATCATCACAAAAACCGTGCCGAAACTGGAAAAAGCTGAAGGCAATTTGAAGTGGGAGTAG
- a CDS encoding lipid II flippase MurJ, whose product MPTRILSYLHKEFTGLHEAAFLLGASAFLSQVLALFRDRLLASTFGSGSALDIYYAAFKIPDFIYASIASVVSVTVLIPFIIERLADGRDAEAKKFLNTVFTAFSVVMVGVCGLSWIFIPALAPIVVPGFSPAQQAEFITLSRILLLSPFLLGLSALLGSATQAFRKFFVFAITPIVYNIGIIIGIVFFYPTFGLPGLAYGVALGAFLHLSIQLPVLYKLDFFPKFTSSLDFKTLREVIMISLPRTVALATDKISLAVLAALGSLMATGTITIFNLALNLQSVPLAVVGVSYSIAAFPALAQIFSKGDMAEFRSKVETAIRHIVFWSVPATVLFIVLRAQIIRVIYGAGRFDWSDTRLTAAALAIFAVSVVAQSLILLFVRAYYAGGKTMRPLMVNAGTSILTIIFAFVFIKWFEVSEMFRQIIGITVRVSDVSDTVMLTLPLAYSLGYIVNAILLWIYFVKDFGNFSSPVIKSCMQVLGASLAGGFVTYLALNASQGFLSLHTTFGVFSQGFVSGIIGILVIIAILRAIKNKELNVVADTLHHKFWKEKVVVAEQNL is encoded by the coding sequence ATGCCAACGCGGATACTAAGTTATTTACATAAAGAATTCACCGGCTTGCATGAAGCGGCTTTTCTCTTGGGCGCTTCGGCTTTTCTCTCGCAAGTGCTCGCTTTATTTCGCGATCGTTTACTCGCCTCCACTTTCGGCTCGGGGAGCGCTCTGGATATTTATTATGCCGCTTTCAAGATTCCTGATTTTATTTACGCTTCTATCGCCTCTGTCGTTTCTGTCACCGTACTCATCCCATTCATAATAGAACGCTTGGCAGATGGCCGAGATGCGGAAGCTAAGAAATTTTTAAACACTGTCTTCACGGCATTTTCTGTGGTGATGGTCGGCGTCTGTGGATTGAGCTGGATATTCATTCCCGCACTCGCACCTATCGTCGTTCCTGGCTTCTCTCCTGCACAGCAGGCGGAGTTCATCACTCTCTCGCGCATTCTCCTGCTCTCGCCATTCCTACTTGGCCTCTCCGCCCTGCTCGGCAGTGCGACGCAGGCATTCAGAAAGTTTTTTGTCTTCGCTATCACGCCCATCGTCTACAACATAGGGATAATTATTGGCATCGTCTTCTTTTATCCCACATTCGGTTTGCCAGGCCTCGCCTATGGCGTCGCGCTCGGCGCTTTTCTGCACTTGAGCATTCAGCTACCAGTACTTTACAAGCTGGACTTCTTCCCAAAATTCACTTCATCTCTTGATTTCAAAACTTTGCGCGAAGTCATAATGATATCCCTCCCCCGCACAGTTGCGCTCGCGACGGATAAAATTTCGCTTGCCGTCCTTGCCGCCCTTGGTTCTCTTATGGCCACCGGCACTATCACTATATTTAATCTCGCCCTAAACTTGCAATCAGTCCCACTTGCGGTCGTTGGCGTTAGCTACTCCATTGCCGCCTTCCCCGCGCTGGCACAGATATTCAGCAAGGGCGATATGGCGGAATTCAGAAGCAAGGTAGAGACGGCGATAAGACACATCGTCTTTTGGTCCGTCCCGGCAACGGTACTCTTCATCGTCTTGCGCGCCCAAATCATCCGCGTAATTTATGGTGCCGGCAGATTCGATTGGAGCGATACGAGGCTTACCGCCGCGGCCTTGGCGATATTCGCTGTTTCTGTCGTTGCCCAGAGCTTGATATTGCTCTTCGTCCGTGCATATTATGCGGGAGGCAAGACCATGAGACCGCTTATGGTGAACGCCGGTACTTCGATACTCACTATAATTTTCGCTTTCGTATTTATAAAGTGGTTCGAAGTTTCAGAAATGTTCAGACAAATTATCGGCATCACCGTCAGAGTTTCTGACGTGTCCGATACTGTCATGCTCACGCTCCCGCTTGCCTACTCTCTTGGATATATTGTGAATGCGATACTGCTTTGGATCTACTTCGTCAAAGACTTCGGTAATTTTTCCTCGCCTGTTATCAAGTCTTGTATGCAAGTGCTGGGGGCATCTCTTGCCGGCGGATTCGTGACGTATCTCGCCCTCAATGCCTCGCAAGGATTCCTTTCTTTGCACACAACATTCGGCGTCTTCAGCCAAGGGTTCGTCTCCGGCATTATCGGTATCTTGGTCATCATCGCCATCTTGCGCGCAATAAAAAATAAAGAACTCAATGTCGTCGCCGACACACTTCATCACAAATTCTGGAAGGAAAAGGTTGTGGTCGCCGAACAAAATTTGTAA